Proteins from a single region of Streptomyces spectabilis:
- a CDS encoding DUF1702 family protein encodes MVSWLGHIRRISLTPDVNQALLRKRGFPERDPQAKACLEMAGRSFIEGFGVAAQSSTAVEATATLARIDGIRRGFAFEGAAMAMAIRDALPLGHRHHVADLLEAADDHIYMIHVGVGWSLARLPRPLRRAATVGLTDPTLTWLALDGYGFHQAFFHTDKYVRRQYIDPAPPLPMGAHAGYAPRAIDQGIGRALWFVAGADPNRALRLIEAFPPQRHEDLFAGLGLATTYAGGASRDEIEELAKRVGRHRPALAQGSVFAAEARTHAHITQPHTENAVQAITGLHVTEAAAIATQTRPSGHTVDGQLSFEVWRRRIMQRWATEARFSLDPPLHSSAQSRAAVGDGGNVSAAAETDSLSKPRQPGIDRAKGGS; translated from the coding sequence ATGGTTTCGTGGCTGGGACACATCCGTCGCATATCGCTCACTCCCGACGTGAACCAGGCCTTGTTACGCAAGCGTGGCTTCCCCGAGCGCGACCCGCAGGCGAAGGCGTGCCTGGAGATGGCAGGCCGCTCCTTCATCGAAGGGTTCGGCGTCGCGGCCCAGAGCTCGACCGCTGTTGAGGCCACTGCCACGCTGGCAAGGATCGACGGCATCCGGCGAGGCTTCGCGTTCGAGGGTGCGGCCATGGCCATGGCCATACGCGACGCGTTGCCGCTGGGCCACCGCCACCACGTCGCCGACCTCCTCGAAGCCGCCGACGATCACATCTACATGATCCACGTCGGCGTCGGCTGGTCACTCGCCCGGCTGCCCCGGCCCCTGCGGCGGGCGGCGACGGTGGGTCTGACCGACCCCACCCTCACGTGGCTGGCCCTGGACGGCTACGGCTTCCACCAAGCCTTCTTCCACACGGACAAGTACGTAAGACGGCAGTACATCGACCCCGCCCCGCCCCTGCCCATGGGCGCCCACGCCGGGTACGCCCCTCGTGCGATCGACCAGGGAATCGGCCGGGCCCTGTGGTTCGTTGCGGGTGCCGATCCGAACCGGGCGCTGCGGCTGATCGAGGCGTTCCCGCCGCAGCGGCACGAGGATCTGTTCGCCGGACTCGGGCTGGCCACGACCTACGCGGGCGGTGCCTCTCGCGACGAGATCGAGGAACTCGCCAAGCGTGTCGGCAGACATCGGCCCGCCCTTGCGCAAGGGTCCGTATTCGCCGCCGAAGCACGTACACATGCACACATCACACAGCCGCACACCGAGAACGCGGTCCAGGCGATTACCGGGCTTCACGTCACCGAGGCGGCCGCCATCGCCACGCAGACTCGTCCGTCGGGACACACGGTCGACGGGCAGCTGTCGTTCGAAGTGTGGCGCCGGCGCATCATGCAGCGCTGGGCCACCGAAGCACGTTTCAGCCTCGACCCGCCACTTCACTCATCGGCGCAATCAAGGGCGGCCGTCGGGGATGGCGGCAACGTCTCAGCGGCCGCTGAGACCGATTCCCTCTCGAAACCTCGACAACCCGGCATCGACAGGGCGAAGGGCGGATCATGA
- a CDS encoding CRTAC1 family protein, with amino-acid sequence MRERIRRLSPALCAVLLAASLFGVTRAAVATPDPSKVAPGYKFTPMSIPMPAGYEKLPKKTVRDVNPAYQKIRSWISSVGASIAINDLTGHGRASGMCLVDTRTDSVVVTHTPTAPAADRFAPFILDAAPLHVDSAMAPMGCAPGDFNSDGRMDLLVYYWGRTPILFMADKSASGRAPSYRPTEVVPSTEDADRYTGEPWNTNAVSVADYDGDGHPDLMVGNYFPNSAVLDPHGQDDVVMNDSMSNAKNGGGIRVLRWLRNDGGKPVYVEDKKAVPYDDSTGWTLALGGGDLTDDLLPEVYAANDFGHDHLFYNESTPGDIRFSTATGDRGWTTPKSFVLGKDSFKGMGVDFVDLYSRGKFDMIASNITTAWGLEESNYVWRNDADTAKDMASDLGSGHAPFSQQAQEVGLAWTGWTWDIKGADLKNSGKLNVLQTAGFVQGDGHNRWPWLQELATSNDVLLREPRMWPKVGPGDDIAGHQPMAVYAPADSGKYVDIADHVGIDSKTPTRGIAIGDTRGTGTLDFAVARQWGPPAFYKNDSPDMGRYLELHLYRPADKAKKQDGGGPSASRTPAYNAQVTVRTADGRTMQSQLDGGSGHSGKRGFDVHFGLGSEDRPVSASIAWLDNQGERHRQTIQLDPGTHSFMLTDTAEEVSVP; translated from the coding sequence ATGAGAGAACGCATCCGAAGGCTTTCGCCTGCGCTCTGCGCGGTCCTGCTCGCCGCGTCCTTATTCGGTGTCACACGAGCAGCGGTCGCAACCCCGGATCCGTCGAAGGTCGCTCCCGGCTACAAGTTCACGCCCATGTCGATCCCGATGCCGGCCGGTTACGAGAAGCTTCCGAAGAAGACGGTCCGCGACGTCAACCCCGCCTACCAAAAGATCCGTTCGTGGATCTCGTCCGTGGGCGCCAGCATCGCCATCAACGACCTGACCGGGCACGGGCGGGCCAGTGGCATGTGTCTCGTGGACACCCGCACGGACTCGGTGGTCGTCACCCACACGCCGACCGCTCCAGCAGCCGACCGATTCGCTCCCTTCATCCTCGATGCCGCCCCTCTCCACGTGGACTCGGCGATGGCGCCGATGGGCTGTGCGCCCGGCGACTTCAACAGCGACGGGCGGATGGACCTGCTCGTCTATTACTGGGGGCGCACACCCATTCTGTTCATGGCTGACAAGTCTGCGTCCGGTCGCGCACCGTCGTACCGCCCGACCGAAGTGGTCCCGTCAACCGAAGACGCAGACCGTTACACAGGCGAGCCGTGGAACACCAACGCCGTATCGGTCGCCGACTACGACGGGGACGGCCACCCCGATCTGATGGTCGGAAACTACTTCCCGAACTCTGCCGTTCTCGACCCGCACGGCCAGGACGACGTCGTCATGAACGACTCCATGTCGAACGCGAAGAACGGCGGCGGAATACGGGTACTGCGCTGGCTGCGCAACGACGGCGGGAAGCCGGTGTATGTCGAGGACAAGAAGGCCGTCCCGTACGACGACTCGACCGGATGGACCCTCGCCCTGGGCGGTGGCGACCTCACCGACGATCTCCTGCCCGAGGTCTATGCCGCGAACGACTTCGGACACGATCACCTGTTCTACAACGAGTCGACGCCCGGCGACATCCGGTTCAGCACCGCGACCGGTGATCGCGGCTGGACCACACCCAAGTCATTCGTCCTGGGCAAGGACTCCTTCAAGGGGATGGGTGTGGACTTCGTCGACCTCTACAGCCGCGGCAAGTTCGACATGATCGCCAGTAACATCACGACGGCATGGGGCCTCGAGGAGAGCAACTACGTGTGGCGCAACGACGCCGACACCGCGAAGGACATGGCTTCCGACCTCGGCTCAGGGCATGCCCCCTTCTCCCAACAAGCACAAGAGGTCGGCCTGGCCTGGACCGGATGGACCTGGGACATCAAGGGCGCGGATCTGAAGAACTCCGGCAAGCTCAACGTCCTGCAGACCGCCGGGTTCGTCCAAGGTGACGGGCACAACCGCTGGCCTTGGCTGCAGGAACTGGCGACCAGCAACGACGTCCTTCTGCGAGAGCCCCGTATGTGGCCCAAGGTGGGACCCGGCGACGACATCGCGGGCCACCAGCCGATGGCGGTGTACGCACCGGCCGACTCCGGGAAGTACGTCGACATCGCCGATCACGTCGGAATCGACTCCAAGACCCCGACCCGCGGGATCGCCATCGGCGACACCCGGGGAACCGGAACGCTGGACTTCGCCGTCGCACGGCAATGGGGCCCGCCGGCCTTCTACAAGAACGATTCGCCGGACATGGGCCGCTACCTCGAACTCCATCTGTACAGGCCCGCCGACAAGGCCAAAAAGCAGGACGGCGGCGGCCCGTCAGCATCCAGGACACCCGCCTACAACGCGCAAGTCACCGTGCGAACGGCCGACGGCCGCACGATGCAGAGCCAGCTCGACGGCGGCAGCGGGCACAGCGGCAAGCGGGGCTTCGACGTCCACTTCGGCCTCGGCAGCGAGGACCGGCCGGTGAGCGCCAGCATCGCCTGGCTCGACAACCAGGGCGAGCGCCACCGCCAGACCATCCAGCTCGACCCGGGCACGCACTCCTTCATGCTCACCGACACGGCCGAGGAGGTCAGCGTCCCATGA
- a CDS encoding RnfABCDGE type electron transport complex subunit D produces MTTHLPKPVGPSPTSSPSKPPLADSKPPAAQAAGKDPRYLALRNFAISITVFNILGYTVLGFEQPPLWPILAVASAYVIDLAFEALSAWAQRRSIRFLGRGFRGVYEFLLPAHITALAVNMLLYANNQFWPVLFGISVAVTGKYVFQAPIGGRMRHYMNPSNLGISVALLCFGSWVSVAPPYQFGENINSLFRIAIPVILATAGTVLNAKLTGKIPLIVGWLGGFVIQAVLRHELFDVALMAALGTMTGTAFLLFTNYMITDPGTTPFKPRAQFMFGASSAMVYGLLMLLNVVYTLFFALTIVCAIRGISAWIGVLIAKRRSVTASSAAPSGQPGAQEA; encoded by the coding sequence ATGACCACCCATCTGCCCAAGCCTGTCGGGCCGTCACCCACATCGTCGCCTTCCAAACCGCCCCTCGCTGACTCGAAACCGCCGGCTGCCCAGGCCGCCGGGAAGGATCCGCGCTATCTCGCACTGCGGAACTTCGCCATCTCCATCACGGTCTTCAACATCCTCGGCTACACCGTGCTGGGGTTCGAGCAGCCGCCCTTGTGGCCGATCCTGGCGGTGGCCAGCGCGTACGTCATCGACCTGGCCTTCGAGGCACTCAGCGCATGGGCACAGCGTCGATCGATCCGCTTCCTCGGTCGAGGCTTCCGCGGCGTCTACGAGTTCTTGCTTCCCGCGCACATCACGGCGCTCGCGGTGAACATGCTGCTGTATGCGAACAACCAGTTCTGGCCGGTCCTCTTCGGCATCTCCGTTGCCGTCACCGGCAAGTACGTGTTCCAGGCCCCGATCGGCGGCCGCATGCGCCACTACATGAACCCGTCGAACCTCGGCATCAGCGTCGCGCTGCTGTGCTTCGGCTCCTGGGTCAGCGTCGCGCCGCCCTATCAGTTCGGTGAGAACATCAACTCGCTGTTCCGGATCGCGATCCCGGTCATCCTCGCCACCGCCGGCACGGTTCTGAACGCGAAGCTCACCGGCAAAATACCGTTGATCGTGGGTTGGCTCGGCGGATTCGTGATTCAGGCGGTCCTGCGTCATGAGCTGTTCGACGTGGCGCTGATGGCCGCACTCGGCACCATGACCGGCACGGCCTTCCTCCTGTTCACCAACTACATGATCACCGATCCCGGCACCACACCGTTCAAGCCGCGGGCCCAATTCATGTTCGGCGCTTCGTCGGCCATGGTCTACGGACTGCTGATGCTGTTGAACGTGGTCTACACGCTGTTCTTCGCACTCACGATCGTATGCGCAATCCGTGGAATCTCCGCGTGGATCGGCGTACTCATCGCGAAGCGCAGGTCCGTGACCGCGTCATCCGCAGCCCCGAGCGGTCAGCCAGGGGCGCAGGAGGCCTAG
- a CDS encoding type I polyketide synthase, producing MTRIAIVGMACRFPDAENPRQLWENVLAGRRAFRRLPDVRLSSADYYAAEPTAPDRHYATHAAVIEGWEFDRTKHRVAASVYRSTDIAHWLALDTAAAALEDAGFPEGKGLDRARTGVVLGNTLTGDMTRATGMRLRWPYVRRTLAKALEDKGWTVDEIAEFLDAYEIQYKAPYPGINEDSLAGGLANTIAGRICNHFDFGGGGFIVDGACSSSLLAVANAGNALSGGQIDTAVVGGVDTSIDPFELVGFAKTGALATSEMKVYDRKSNGFWPGEGCGILVLVREEDAITRGMPIYATVAGWGVSSDGHGGISRPEADGHVLAIERAYAMAGFGVETVDYFEGHGTGTALGDQTELEVFDRVTADRPTGGGPVYLGTIKGNIGHTKAAAGIAGLMKAALALHHGTIPPVAGNSEAHPILDSPDTRLRLPRTPQPWPAPQPSGPSSNGTGDPPRRAGASSLGFGGINAHVVLESTKPTAPLPAALHRHLMRTPQDAELLVLSASGFDDLEVKLRHTAEVAAPCSYAELGDLSAEVTRTDSELAYKAAVVASEPATAASSLRALADAIAAGETYVFAPSRGQFLAHPATAPRIGLLFPGQGAPGRGDGGGPARRFEAVRDLYRQVGTRPPGAATEDAQPRIVTASLAGLRVLDRAGVSAFGCVGHSLGELTGLYWAGVCDETSAVEIAAFRGEAMHNATSGPAGTESADASYETGSMASIRASAAQVQPLLTETQATIVGYNGPKQTVIAGPVDAVDAVVQAAREAGLRGAKLAVSHAFHSPLVAPAAQKLRGYLDEAHIGEVKRAGLFSTVTAEPVEPGSSVVDLLERQVVAPVRYADAFEQLAEKCDLLIEVGPGTILSGLATELCPAVPVVSMDTDDGSVAGILQTLAACYVLGSGPDLVALAAERFNRPFSLDKRFTFIESPCEQAPDISHIPEAEARTPKAGHTDVPADMQSPLDTLRHLIAARVELPVDEIQPETRPLDDLHLNSITITQLMGEVLKTFGAPIPEPSTSVATATIAELADAIEGLAHTAGSGADSTVGDDLAGISPWVRPFVVEHVPSPLPPGSDEEQPGTWEVFAPPGEPLAETVRQRLEAAPVGDGVLLVSGASEGEDPADMYARMLDAARLAVERGARFVVVNRADHSASALAKTVHLEETAVRTTVVDLTDRLAPAQAAQLICSEVATTRSFREVSYDDGRRTEPVLRELTTGHDGYPIGAGDVLVVTGGARGITVECAAALANETGCTLALMGRADAAADEEVAANLSRLRDSGTKVSYYSADVTDAEQVAAATEAIRKELGDITGILHGAGVNVPASIGSLTIDELERTVATKVDGFRNVLDKVRPSDLRLVIGFGSIIGRAGLRGEGHYATANDWLRSSIATLDEQLPQCRCLNIEWSVWSGTGMGERLGVLGVLTREGIEPIPTDAGVAAMLDLLRTRSSPSNVVVLGRAIALPTVTFAQAELPLLRFLERPVLHFPGIELIVEADLSTTADPYLDDHRLSGHALFPAVMGMEAMAQVATALFGDDGPVEFRDIEFNRPIGISADETTIRLVALRTGDEVQVAIRSAETLFQVDHFRGVCLRRGDSALDLTGHQDQVSESTAEMERWEPLLTAADRAADIAPTTMDIEVDFYDRIMFHGPRFRSVTDFRLISARRCVAQIRCSDSRWFSPFLPGALLLADPAARDAFMHALQVCVPDSTLLPSKVGRVRSFPHRQQAEEVTLVAAERAHVGSTYVYDVVVRDESGALVAIWESLELTAVPSPHAGRAWTPELLGPYLQRQLDKVLPEPLRLAVIRDRPSAAAGSPRGSGTIAGPRGARRIPSRREATERALAAAFGHPVVLRHRPDGRPETAEPMSATHGPGLTAAVASSRPVGCDIEAVRERTMEQWRDLLGLSGVALAEMCSAAGSESFATAATRVWSAREAVMKLGVTVTQPKLILDERALDNGWLVLRHGRDLVWTFAATLAAPTPDEVIVIAVTEKG from the coding sequence ATGACACGGATAGCGATCGTCGGAATGGCCTGCAGGTTCCCCGACGCCGAAAACCCGAGGCAGCTCTGGGAGAACGTGCTTGCGGGGCGCCGTGCGTTCCGACGCCTGCCGGACGTGCGGCTGAGCTCAGCGGACTACTATGCGGCCGAGCCGACCGCGCCGGACCGGCACTACGCCACTCATGCCGCGGTCATCGAAGGCTGGGAATTCGACCGGACGAAGCACCGCGTCGCGGCGAGCGTGTACCGGTCCACCGACATCGCGCACTGGCTGGCCCTGGACACCGCCGCGGCAGCTCTTGAGGACGCCGGCTTCCCCGAAGGCAAGGGGCTCGACCGTGCCCGCACCGGGGTCGTCCTCGGCAACACCCTGACCGGAGACATGACTCGCGCCACCGGTATGAGGCTCCGCTGGCCCTATGTGCGACGTACCTTGGCGAAGGCGCTGGAGGACAAGGGCTGGACGGTCGACGAGATCGCCGAGTTCCTCGACGCGTACGAGATCCAGTACAAGGCCCCGTACCCCGGCATCAACGAAGACAGCCTGGCCGGCGGTCTGGCGAATACGATCGCAGGGCGGATCTGCAACCACTTCGACTTCGGCGGCGGCGGCTTCATCGTGGACGGAGCCTGCTCGTCGTCTCTGCTGGCCGTGGCAAACGCCGGCAACGCCCTCTCCGGAGGGCAGATCGACACCGCCGTCGTCGGTGGGGTCGACACGTCCATCGATCCCTTCGAACTCGTCGGCTTCGCGAAGACCGGAGCACTCGCGACCTCGGAGATGAAGGTCTACGACCGAAAGTCGAACGGCTTCTGGCCAGGCGAGGGCTGCGGCATCCTGGTGCTCGTCCGTGAGGAGGACGCGATCACCCGCGGCATGCCGATCTACGCGACCGTCGCAGGCTGGGGAGTGTCCTCCGACGGCCACGGCGGTATCTCCCGGCCCGAGGCGGACGGCCATGTGCTCGCCATAGAACGCGCGTACGCCATGGCCGGATTCGGGGTCGAGACAGTCGACTACTTCGAGGGGCACGGCACCGGTACGGCACTGGGCGACCAGACCGAGCTCGAAGTGTTCGACCGCGTGACCGCGGACAGGCCGACCGGCGGGGGGCCCGTCTACCTCGGCACGATCAAGGGCAACATCGGGCATACGAAGGCCGCCGCCGGCATCGCCGGTCTGATGAAGGCCGCCCTCGCACTTCACCACGGCACGATCCCACCGGTGGCCGGCAACAGCGAGGCGCACCCGATACTCGACAGCCCCGACACGCGTCTGCGGCTTCCCCGTACGCCGCAGCCGTGGCCGGCACCGCAGCCATCGGGCCCGTCGAGCAACGGCACAGGTGACCCGCCGCGCCGCGCGGGCGCGTCGTCGCTGGGATTCGGAGGGATCAACGCCCACGTCGTCCTGGAGTCAACCAAGCCGACAGCACCGCTTCCCGCCGCTCTCCACAGGCATCTGATGCGCACGCCCCAAGACGCCGAACTGTTGGTGCTGTCGGCATCCGGCTTCGACGACCTCGAGGTCAAGCTCCGTCACACCGCGGAGGTTGCGGCTCCCTGTTCCTACGCCGAGCTCGGTGACCTGTCTGCCGAAGTCACGCGCACCGACTCCGAACTCGCCTACAAGGCAGCGGTGGTGGCGTCCGAGCCCGCGACGGCAGCATCAAGTCTGCGCGCGCTCGCTGATGCCATCGCGGCAGGCGAGACGTATGTGTTCGCACCAAGTCGTGGTCAGTTCTTGGCCCACCCCGCAACAGCCCCCCGCATCGGGTTGCTGTTCCCGGGCCAGGGCGCCCCGGGACGTGGTGACGGCGGCGGCCCGGCGCGCAGGTTCGAAGCCGTCCGGGACCTCTACCGGCAAGTGGGCACGCGGCCCCCTGGTGCCGCGACCGAGGACGCGCAACCGCGCATCGTCACCGCTTCCCTCGCCGGGTTGCGGGTCCTCGACCGGGCCGGGGTATCGGCCTTCGGCTGTGTCGGACACAGCCTCGGCGAACTCACCGGCCTGTACTGGGCGGGGGTCTGCGACGAGACGTCCGCCGTCGAGATCGCGGCCTTCCGCGGCGAAGCGATGCACAACGCGACCTCAGGACCTGCGGGAACCGAGTCCGCGGACGCGTCGTACGAGACGGGCTCGATGGCGTCCATCCGCGCCTCCGCGGCGCAGGTCCAGCCATTGCTCACCGAGACCCAGGCCACGATCGTCGGCTACAACGGACCGAAACAGACCGTCATCGCGGGCCCCGTGGACGCCGTCGACGCGGTGGTCCAGGCGGCGAGGGAGGCCGGGCTGCGCGGCGCCAAGCTCGCTGTCTCCCATGCCTTCCATTCGCCGCTGGTCGCCCCGGCTGCCCAGAAGTTGCGCGGGTACCTCGACGAAGCCCACATCGGCGAGGTCAAACGAGCCGGACTGTTCTCGACGGTCACCGCAGAGCCGGTGGAGCCCGGATCGAGCGTCGTCGATCTCCTGGAACGGCAAGTCGTGGCACCCGTGCGGTACGCCGATGCGTTCGAGCAGCTCGCCGAAAAGTGCGACCTGCTCATCGAGGTGGGGCCGGGCACGATCCTGTCCGGCCTTGCGACCGAGCTGTGCCCGGCTGTTCCAGTGGTCTCGATGGATACCGACGACGGGTCGGTCGCCGGTATCCTCCAGACGCTCGCAGCCTGCTACGTACTGGGCTCCGGTCCTGATCTGGTAGCCCTCGCGGCCGAGCGGTTCAACCGGCCCTTCTCGTTGGACAAGCGCTTCACCTTCATCGAGAGCCCTTGCGAACAGGCGCCGGACATCTCGCACATCCCCGAGGCGGAGGCCCGGACGCCCAAGGCCGGCCACACCGACGTCCCTGCTGACATGCAGAGTCCACTGGACACACTGCGACACCTGATAGCCGCGCGCGTCGAGCTTCCGGTCGACGAGATCCAACCTGAGACTCGCCCACTCGACGATCTGCATCTGAACAGCATCACGATCACCCAACTGATGGGCGAGGTCCTCAAGACGTTCGGCGCGCCGATACCCGAACCGAGCACCAGCGTGGCGACCGCCACCATCGCGGAGCTGGCGGATGCGATCGAGGGGCTCGCTCACACAGCCGGTAGCGGAGCGGACAGCACAGTCGGCGATGACCTGGCAGGCATCAGTCCTTGGGTTCGTCCCTTCGTGGTCGAACACGTCCCGTCCCCGCTGCCGCCCGGCTCGGACGAGGAACAGCCGGGGACCTGGGAGGTGTTCGCTCCCCCCGGTGAACCGCTCGCGGAGACAGTTCGGCAGCGGCTTGAGGCCGCTCCTGTCGGCGATGGGGTCTTGCTCGTCAGCGGCGCGTCCGAGGGTGAGGACCCCGCCGACATGTATGCCCGCATGCTGGACGCGGCAAGGCTGGCTGTTGAGCGCGGTGCCCGATTCGTCGTGGTCAACCGTGCCGACCACAGCGCCTCCGCGCTGGCCAAGACGGTCCATCTGGAGGAAACGGCGGTGCGCACGACGGTCGTGGACCTCACCGACCGCCTCGCGCCCGCTCAGGCAGCGCAGCTGATCTGCTCCGAGGTTGCCACCACCCGTTCCTTCCGTGAGGTCTCCTACGACGACGGCCGACGGACCGAACCCGTTCTCCGCGAGCTGACCACCGGTCACGATGGCTATCCGATCGGTGCCGGCGACGTTCTCGTCGTCACCGGAGGCGCGCGCGGCATCACCGTCGAGTGCGCCGCCGCCCTGGCCAACGAGACGGGCTGCACCCTGGCGTTGATGGGGCGGGCCGACGCCGCAGCCGACGAGGAGGTCGCAGCGAACCTCTCTCGTCTGCGTGACTCGGGCACCAAGGTGAGTTACTACTCCGCCGACGTCACCGACGCGGAGCAGGTAGCCGCCGCCACGGAGGCGATCCGAAAGGAACTGGGGGACATCACCGGCATCCTCCACGGAGCCGGTGTCAACGTGCCCGCCTCGATCGGTTCGTTGACCATCGACGAACTCGAAAGGACCGTCGCCACCAAGGTCGACGGATTCCGCAATGTCCTGGACAAGGTAAGGCCCTCCGACCTGCGGCTCGTGATCGGGTTCGGCAGCATCATCGGACGCGCGGGGCTGCGGGGCGAAGGTCACTACGCCACCGCGAACGACTGGCTGCGATCGTCGATCGCCACACTCGACGAACAGCTACCTCAATGCCGCTGTCTGAACATCGAGTGGTCGGTGTGGTCCGGCACCGGGATGGGCGAGCGACTCGGCGTGCTCGGTGTGCTGACCCGGGAAGGGATCGAGCCGATCCCCACGGACGCCGGTGTCGCCGCCATGCTGGATCTGCTTCGCACGCGGTCATCCCCATCGAACGTGGTGGTGCTCGGAAGGGCCATCGCCCTCCCGACCGTCACGTTCGCGCAGGCCGAACTGCCGTTGCTGCGCTTCCTCGAACGTCCGGTGCTGCACTTTCCTGGAATCGAGTTGATCGTCGAGGCCGATCTCTCCACGACGGCCGACCCGTATCTCGACGACCATCGACTGTCCGGGCATGCGCTGTTCCCGGCGGTCATGGGCATGGAAGCGATGGCTCAGGTCGCGACGGCGCTGTTCGGTGACGACGGCCCCGTCGAGTTCCGCGACATCGAGTTCAACCGTCCCATCGGGATCTCCGCGGACGAGACGACGATCCGGCTCGTCGCGCTGCGGACAGGTGACGAAGTTCAGGTCGCGATCCGGTCGGCTGAAACGCTCTTTCAGGTCGATCACTTCCGTGGGGTGTGCCTGCGCCGGGGCGATTCCGCACTCGATCTCACCGGACATCAGGACCAGGTGTCGGAGTCGACCGCCGAGATGGAGCGCTGGGAACCGCTGCTCACGGCTGCCGACAGGGCCGCGGACATCGCTCCGACAACGATGGACATCGAAGTCGATTTCTATGACCGGATCATGTTTCACGGCCCCCGGTTCCGCTCCGTGACCGACTTCCGCCTGATATCGGCGCGGCGATGTGTCGCACAGATCCGTTGCTCCGACAGCCGGTGGTTCTCCCCCTTCCTGCCGGGCGCGCTGCTCCTTGCGGACCCGGCCGCGCGAGACGCGTTCATGCATGCGCTGCAGGTGTGTGTCCCCGACTCCACCCTGCTGCCGTCGAAGGTCGGCCGAGTGCGGTCGTTCCCCCACCGGCAGCAGGCCGAGGAGGTCACCCTGGTGGCGGCCGAACGCGCCCACGTCGGGAGTACCTATGTCTACGACGTCGTGGTCCGCGACGAAAGCGGTGCACTGGTCGCGATCTGGGAGTCACTCGAACTGACCGCCGTCCCGTCACCTCACGCGGGCCGCGCGTGGACACCCGAACTCCTCGGTCCGTACCTGCAGCGTCAGCTCGACAAGGTGCTCCCTGAGCCGCTGCGTCTCGCGGTCATCCGCGATCGCCCCTCAGCCGCCGCAGGATCGCCCCGCGGAAGCGGGACGATCGCCGGTCCCCGCGGCGCCCGGCGCATACCGAGTCGCCGAGAGGCCACGGAGCGCGCTCTGGCCGCCGCGTTCGGACACCCAGTGGTGTTGCGGCACCGCCCCGACGGCCGACCCGAGACAGCCGAACCGATGAGCGCGACCCACGGCCCCGGTCTCACCGCCGCCGTCGCTTCCTC